The genomic segment tggccTGTATGagggtgtgggagtacctggccTGTATGagggtgtgggagtacctggccTGTATGagggtgtgggagtacctggccTGTATGagggtgtgggagtacctggccTGTATGagggtgtgggagtacctggccTGTATGagggtgtgggagtacctggccTGTATGagggtgtgggagtacctggccTGTATGagggtgtgggagtacctggccTGTATGagggtgtgggagtacctggccTGTATGagggtgtgggagtacctggccTGTATGagggtgtgggagtacctggccTGTATGAGGGTGTGGGAGTTAGGAGCCTCATACAGGTGTCTTGGTATAAGTAGTCCACTCCTGGTTTTATGCAACCTTCAGAAAGAAGAACTTGTATTCAttctctttcagattttttaaaaTTTCGCAAGATAATGCTCTCATTAAATACATTATTTCCTGATAAAAATTATATTTGTTTTAATTGGCTCACATTGAGACATCTCAGATCTTGAACCAAGATCCGAGAGCGCTCGGTGGTCAACTCGggcaaagatcgaggaaagatatacaggtttcgtatgtGACTGCTAATGCTTGATCAATCCTGGCCCAGTTGGCATATATTTAACAGCTGTAAATACCCATTTCCATCCCCAGCATAAcccaacctgttctcttaaaaataacgtcgattTTAGCAGTTTGCCCGTATGgctgaatttggacgtaatttgaaaatgaaaaaaaatgaaaataaatttggaatttttttttttcaacaacagtaagttaagggtcctctgataggttaggtgggcaggaaattctcataaagtttcaaaacgttatgaaaaacgtgaattgaaagtcatctattctaaccttacagagtcggccggacgactcaaacagaaaacggaacagtacgtcacttttgtgagtcgatttcatttcaaattacgtccaaatttggccatagcgcgcataagagccaaaagtgacgatatttttaagaggacgggttggtctgaGCCACTGACCTCGGAGTCAGGTTGGAGTCCATCTCTCTTGTGGTTCCGCTTGTAGAGGAAGACTGTGAGCCAGGAGAGGAAGACGAGGAGCATCATGGCCCCCACCACGGCCCCGATGATCCCGTACACCAGCACCCCGTCCTGCCTGGCCGGCGGGCTCTGCAGGTACTCTGGAGTACCACAGGTCACACCAGGCAAAGGTTAATGGGAGACAGACAGATGGTTATAATCTACTGATAAATTTATGATTGAATAGCTTGTtgaaaatttcaatttcaattatatTTTTCCTATATAATATCATGTAAACTATACATATGATTAGTTTAGTAATATCcctagaaacacaaaccgaaactgtctctattttccgcatgttacaacttgtaataaagttgttacatcttggcttaacgtgtttatgacgtattagaacattgttacaacttgctatattggttgttataactggttaggaggtgttaaagcttgttcgaacgttgtaccaacgtcgtagtttcggtgtatgTTTGGCGGGATATTGATGATTTATACTTTCTTTGTGATACATGATAAGTGTAGAGTCCAAAATGGTGTGGAAAATGCACGATATTGGACAGGTTGTTGAGCACTTACAGGACAAACTCTCCTTCACTCTCATTATGGTGAAATGCAGAAACTGTTTATTGTAATTACAAGGCGGATCCACATTGCTTGAAGTAAAAAGAACATATAAAAACTATTAAGGATAGGAATGCAGATAGCTTGAAGGAAAAATCCTAACAGAAGCATCTTGAGTCAGGACGGAGAGCACTATAAGACTCGTACTAACCTTCGGCTTTGATCTTAACCACCTGGTCAAGGATGACAGCCATCTCCATGTCATCCACCTTAGACATGTTGGTGACGGCGTCTTTAGCCAGGATGGGCTCCTCGCCGTCAAACACCGTGTACACCAGCTCCGTCAGGTCGGTGGTGTTGTCGTAGGTGATGTTGTGTAGGCGAACCTTCACACTGCCACCGGTGGCACTTCTCTTGCGCACTTTGGCTGACGGGTACAGTGAGGGTGGAGGCCGCCACTGCCTGACTGGGTCTTGTTTCATCTCTCGTATAAGTTCGCGTTTTCTTCGGCTGTTAACAAGGACATTATAAGATGGTCTAATTGTGTTGAATATGTTTGGATTTTCCTTTATCGGTACCTTCTCATTTCTTGTCATTGCAGTAAGAATATGGGGAAATATTCTCATCCCAGTGAGTCCTGAGGCTATCTTGAATTTTCTGGAGGCAATATGTACGTCCTGGTGTGTGTTATGTCTGTCCTGCTTTGCAAGGAATCTGATCGTGGGCATTGTGGGTTCAGCATTCATGCTTGCCACCTCTCTCTTCACTCTGGCGATGATTGTGGTGTAATTCTCAAATGGGTCTGTGGTCGTAGTGCCCGGTGGCTCAGTGGAGGCCAGTGCTACCATGCTGACTTCGCCAGCACCGAGCTGCCTGGCTACATCCCGCTCATAGGCTATCTTGTAGACGTCGGTTAGCTTGTTCTCCATTGAGATCCAGTAAAGGTGAGATGTATCCTCAGTGAATGGCCCCTCCAGCACCGTCCTCACCCAATACCGTTGATCTAATGGCACAGTGGCATTGTTGCTGGGACTGGGTGCACTCGGCTGCGGTCCTAAGGTAGGCTCTGTTGCCCATGGAGTCCCTTGCATCGTCCCCGAGGGCGAGGTGAGAGGACTTTTGTCTGTAGTAATAGACATGCTGACGGACTCTACTGTTGTATGGATTACGGGCAGTGTTGTTGTACTCAGAGTAGAAGTAATATCTATCTCCTGAGAGGCCGTAGAGATGGTAATGGAGACTGGCATCGTCGTCGTGGAGGCCACGTGGATGCCTGTGTGTGTCAACACCGGAAACTCGCTTTCTGAAGAAGATGGCCACGTTGATGTGATCCTTTCACCCAGTGTTGAAGATGGCTCATGTGAACCATATGTTTTGTCTGTAAGTGATATCATGTATGTTGCAGTAGTCTCAGGATCCTCAGTGGGACCTTCCTGTGAGGGTGAGGATGCAGATTCAAGCGCAGTTTCTGTTGTTCCAGTGAACGTTGATATCACCACTCCATCACTACCCAGCATACTTTCATCAGTTGCAGAGTCTGAAGGTAGTGTTAATTGGGGATTAAGTGTTGCTGGTCCATCGTCAACAGTGCTTGTTGTGGTAGGAGCATCACTGGGCTGTGAAAACGATGGGCCCAACATATCCGGCATTACATTGCTGCTGACTACTGAAGTGGGTGGCACTGCCTGCGATGGTTTTACTAGAAGGGGCCTCTCTGATGTTGATGTCTCGACCCCTGATTGGAAGAATGGTGTCACAGTTTTGGACGGGGAGACTGGAAGTGTACTCTCACTCTCCTCATCATGGGACGAACTTGTGGGTCTGCTGGATGGGTGGAAGTGTGCAGCATCCTCAGAATCTTTCCCACCAGATGTTGGGCTGCCAGGTCGTTCTCCTGGACTATCTTCAGCTCCTGAACCTTCAGATTCACTCTCATTTACCTGAGGTCCTTCTTCCGGTAAAATGATTAAAGTAGAGTCATCATGTGCAGTTCCATCCACACCAACTCCTTTTCCTGCTATGGGTGGAGTCAAAGTGGCACTCACATACGGGTCATCAACCTCGAATGGAACTGTAAATATTTCTTTATCTAAGCCATTAGCAGAGGTGGCTGTGTTATCTGTCTGTTCACCCCATACAGTTGTCACATACGGTGAGTCAGTTATAGTAGTTATCAAAGGGTCTACCCAAATTGTTGAATTTTCCCCCGAGTCAGTTGTAGCAATGGTTTCATCCTCTGGTCCCTGGGGTGACTGGTCCACAACCTCCACACTACCTGCTATGGCTACGAAGTTCAGGTCACTTTCTGTTGTGCTCAAGACATCTGAGTCACTCTCTGTTGTGTTCGAAAGCTCTGGATCACCATCTGCTGTGACTGAGAACTCAATATCACTCCCCGCCGTGACCAAAAGCTTAGGGTCATTCCCCAGTGTGATAGAGAGGTTCAGAACCCCCATTGTGGAGGTCACACCCTCGGATGCACTGAACACATGATCAGGAATGGTAGGTTCCAAAGAGGAAACTTTTGTGATTGAACCACGGTCATCATCTTTATCCTGACCTGGCAGCTGTGTAATATTTCTACCATTTGACACATTAGAAAATGTGCCAACTTCTTCAGTGACTCCTTCGGGAGAGTCCCATCCGAAGGTACCATTCACGGTTTCATTGCTGCTAGCAGTCTGCTCAGGCAGTTTGGTTCCATGTATACCATCAGATACATTAACAAATATATCACTTTCGTTGATAACAAAACCAGGATAATCCATATCAGATGTACTGTTCACGGTTCCTTCCCCGTCTGTGTTTAGATCCCAGAAATTGGAGTCGTTGCGATCAGATGGAGGTGTCGTTAAGTCAAACAGCTCTATTTCGTGGAAGATGGTTGAGTTTCTCTCAAAGAGCGGACGGAAGGTATTGGCTGGAAGTTGGTGGGAATATGTTGAAGACAGCAATGTGGTAGGGGTGGTTGTGGCGACGTCTTTGCTAGGATCTCGGGTATGATCTTCGCCCGGGGCACCTTGAGTTTCCTCCACACCTGAAGGTGCTTCTGTTTCAGTGTTCGTGCTGTCAGTCATAGGAACATTTAAATCAATTTCTATTGTTGTTGTATCAttcccactagcatcatggttggTTTCTGTTATCCCAAAAGGGACACCAAAGTTTTCAACTCCTTGTTCGGTGACAGAAATTGCAAAACCAGCCTCTGTTTTTGTTTCAGTACTAGTTTCAATACCTTCATTACTCTTAGACACTCCAGCACTGTTCTCTGTTGTCTCTATCTCAGTAGTAACAACAAGAGTAGCTCCAACAGTCACACTTGCAGCTCCGCTACCTTCAGCCTCAGTACCCGAGCCATCCACACTTGGTGACATCGATGTCCCTGGTGTTGAATACTGGATGCTGCTCAACAGGCTGTGGATACCTGTAGTTACCGCGAGCTCTGGCAGCTCAGGAGTGCTCTGCACTCCCTCGCGGGAAAATTCTCCAGTGCCTTCACTGAAGGTCGCAGTAGGAGCAACAGTACCGTATAAGTCACTGGAGGAGGACGGTTGGGTGTAGATTGCCGTGGTGTCTGTCACTGGGTTGATGGTGACTGTCAAGCATGGTGGGTACGTCGAGGGCAGGATTGGTGTGGCAGATGATGCTGTAAAAGTCGCTGACGGCCCTGGATATTCGATGGAGGAACGGACAAGATCAGTCTCGTCATAAAGAGGTTCCTTGAGaagagtagtagtggtggtggtgagtgaaggCGGACGAGTCGTGTCTACGTTTGGTGGCACTGTCATGATCGTTCGCGTCACTGTTATATAATTTATCTTTTCCCCCTTGTGTTGGgtgttcttgttcttctccttCGATGTCTCGGGCAACTGGTTCCCGCTGCCTCCTGAATGAGGGTAATCACTCTGAGAACCCTccatggtgttggtgtggttgttacaGCTGGCGTTATAAGACACTGTGGTGGGGCCTGCTTCGGACCCCTCGCCCAGATCCTTCCCTCCGCCTTTGTCTGGTGCTGTGTTGGGGCTGTTGCTGCTCGAGATGAGGTCTACTGGAGACTTTGTAGACGAGTGGATGGAGGTGACGGTGGAGGGGGTGATGAGGGGAGGACGGAGGACGGTGgtgtagacggtggtggtgaggaagacagtggtggtgatgatgcccTCCTTCATCCATGACGTGTCCCGTGGCCGGTGCTGCCACTCCTCCGTCGGCCCGTCACCTGCAACACTGTTTTATTAGTGTCATGTCTGCTATTCTCTGCCCCAGGTCTGTCTCCCTGAGAATCTTCCAGGGAGTGGGCAAAATCATATCTGATTTTTGAGAGTATACTACAGTTTTAGAGACTTTATTGGCTGTGTTTTATGTGAGTACTGAAGTTAAAACTCTTGTCTATGGCCAAGGCACTTTCCTTCAATTTAAGTATTAATGTTGATATTGTCCAGCTGAATGTAAATTTGGTTTGATGATTTGTTTGCAGATACAATGTAGTAGGTGTTTTCTATGCTTAGTGAGAGTGTTGTTGACattcatgagtggactttttttaattcgttatttgcaacattatttagtgtgtgagttggggtctgagtagatgtaGGTAGTATCGTCAgaaaatagtataggtttaagaacaCTGTAGACATTTGGCAaggcattgatgtatataagaaataggagaggtcctaagatgctgccct from the Procambarus clarkii isolate CNS0578487 chromosome 10, FALCON_Pclarkii_2.0, whole genome shotgun sequence genome contains:
- the LOC123775064 gene encoding mucin-22 isoform X4 produces the protein MVTDDGERIEATPVVVMAGDSSTPRLLGFLRLPPEGSGGHLDGGPDGAWSRNTLWLEGSGAGRFKREYSLEDFLVWMPSGDGPTEEWQHRPRDTSWMKEGIITTTVFLTTTVYTTVLRPPLITPSTVTSIHSSTKSPVDLISSSNSPNTAPDKGGGKDLGEGSEAGPTTVSYNASCNNHTNTMEGSQSDYPHSGGSGNQLPETSKEKNKNTQHKGEKINYITVTRTIMTVPPNVDTTRPPSLTTTTTTLLKEPLYDETDLVRSSIEYPGPSATFTASSATPILPSTYPPCLTVTINPVTDTTAIYTQPSSSSDLYGTVAPTATFSEGTGEFSREGVQSTPELPELAVTTGIHSLLSSIQYSTPGTSMSPSVDGSGTEAEGSGAASVTVGATLVVTTEIETTENSAGVSKSNEGIETSTETKTEAGFAISVTEQGVENFGVPFGITETNHDASGNDTTTIEIDLNVPMTDSTNTETEAPSGVEETQGAPGEDHTRDPSKDVATTTPTTLLSSTYSHQLPANTFRPLFERNSTIFHEIELFDLTTPPSDRNDSNFWDLNTDGEGTVNSTSDMDYPGFVINESDIFVNVSDGIHGTKLPEQTASSNETVNGTFGWDSPEGVTEEVGTFSNVSNGRNITQLPGQDKDDDRGSITKVSSLEPTIPDHVFSASEGVTSTMGVLNLSITLGNDPKLLVTAGSDIEFSVTADGDPELSNTTESDSDVLSTTESDLNFVAIAGSVEVVDQSPQGPEDETIATTDSGENSTIWVDPLITTITDSPYVTTVWGEQTDNTATSANGLDKEIFTVPFEVDDPYVSATLTPPIAGKGVGVDGTAHDDSTLIILPEEGPQVNESESEGSGAEDSPGERPGSPTSGGKDSEDAAHFHPSSRPTSSSHDEESESTLPVSPSKTVTPFFQSGVETSTSERPLLVKPSQAVPPTSVVSSNVMPDMLGPSFSQPSDAPTTTSTVDDGPATLNPQLTLPSDSATDESMLGSDGVVISTFTGTTETALESASSPSQEGPTEDPETTATYMISLTDKTYGSHEPSSTLGERITSTWPSSSESEFPVLTHTGIHVASTTTMPVSITISTASQEIDITSTLSTTTLPVIHTTVESVSMSITTDKSPLTSPSGTMQGTPWATEPTLGPQPSAPSPSNNATVPLDQRYWVRTVLEGPFTEDTSHLYWISMENKLTDVYKIAYERDVARQLGAGEVSMVALASTEPPGTTTTDPFENYTTIIARVKREVASMNAEPTMPTIRFLAKQDRHNTHQDVHIASRKFKIASGLTGMRIFPHILTAMTRNEKVPIKENPNIFNTIRPSYNVLVNSRRKRELIREMKQDPVRQWRPPPSLYPSAKVRKRSATGGSVKVRLHNITYDNTTDLTELVYTVFDGEEPILAKDAVTNMSKVDDMEMAVILDQVVKIKAEEYLQSPPARQDGVLVYGIIGAVVGAMMLLVFLSWLTVFLYKRNHKRDGLQPDSEAASPRSQLSANAYSGHINMAFSTPREEKLEGEPLPSTSHGLGNGLGHASPTGSQDDLISRSKQGPSLGPSKARARRRLQYSQQEEGEGDDEAEEGGDSRRTFPKEDYDTTEEEEEEEEATTDGHRRRPKSSLPWRRPSRHVGHAITEEPVYSSPNPANIQYQPSHSTYSKYDTTHSELTSSDVHYDPTHQLMANTQHSASLFTHKDEGSVFLPPPLLPPPKGFGKAQDSLFIPGTSLPRFLPPPRLYKQAPNKLGQRPPSQIDAYDYDPEAPPIPPRNYSREEAGLPPQGQGGTSPPRPQMKDAQVEAHVESDALTQEQERDRRPSASSSQLSESGGSESSTAPHIGRLRRRFHDLLDDAFSLLNGQRPGDRVTPLTTPSPSRKGRSRSAAMQYRGGEEGQQGTAARPWSATAVHASPPAWKDAQVVGVVPLHDDRSPKSAWGDGAGRASARPGSARPGSARPGSARPGSARPGSARPGSARPGSARPNSGRSARSITPVNHPPSPDGVACGAEEPLDPDTGLRSSDPAVPLIRAIKEELRRFKSSISTESSTA
- the LOC123775064 gene encoding mucin-22 isoform X2; the protein is MRSKMVLCGRRWAVLLLLLSLASTHAHIPVTDDGERIEATPVVVMAGDSSTPRLLGFLRLPPEGSGGHLDGGPDGAWSRNTLWLEGSGAGRFKREYSLEDFLVWMPSGDGPTEEWQHRPRDTSWMKEGIITTTVFLTTTVYTTVLRPPLITPSTVTSIHSSTKSPVDLISSSNSPNTAPDKGGGKDLGEGSEAGPTTVSYNASCNNHTNTMEGSQSDYPHSGGSGNQLPETSKEKNKNTQHKGEKINYITVTRTIMTVPPNVDTTRPPSLTTTTTTLLKEPLYDETDLVRSSIEYPGPSATFTASSATPILPSTYPPCLTVTINPVTDTTAIYTQPSSSSDLYGTVAPTATFSEGTGEFSREGVQSTPELPELAVTTGIHSLLSSIQYSTPGTSMSPSVDGSGTEAEGSGAASVTVGATLVVTTEIETTENSAGVSKSNEGIETSTETKTEAGFAISVTEQGVENFGVPFGITETNHDASGNDTTTIEIDLNVPMTDSTNTETEAPSGVEETQGAPGEDHTRDPSKDVATTTPTTLLSSTYSHQLPANTFRPLFERNSTIFHEIELFDLTTPPSDRNDSNFWDLNTDGEGTVNSTSDMDYPGFVINESDIFVNVSDGIHGTKLPEQTASSNETVNGTFGWDSPEGVTEEVGTFSNVSNGRNITQLPGQDKDDDRGSITKVSSLEPTIPDHVFSASEGVTSTMGVLNLSITLGNDPKLLVTAGSDIEFSVTADGDPELSNTTESDSDVLSTTESDLNFVAIAGSVEVVDQSPQGPEDETIATTDSGENSTIWVDPLITTITDSPYVTTVWGEQTDNTATSANGLDKEIFTVPFEVDDPYVSATLTPPIAGKGVGVDGTAHDDSTLIILPEEGPQVNESESEGSGAEDSPGERPGSPTSGGKDSEDAAHFHPSSRPTSSSHDEESESTLPVSPSKTVTPFFQSGVETSTSERPLLVKPSQAVPPTSVVSSNVMPDMLGPSFSQPSDAPTTTSTVDDGPATLNPQLTLPSDSATDESMLGSDGVVISTFTGTTETALESASSPSQEGPTEDPETTATYMISLTDKTYGSHEPSSTLGERITSTWPSSSESEFPVLTHTGIHVASTTTMPVSITISTASQEIDITSTLSTTTLPVIHTTVESVSMSITTDKSPLTSPSGTMQGTPWATEPTLGPQPSAPSPSNNATVPLDQRYWVRTVLEGPFTEDTSHLYWISMENKLTDVYKIAYERDVARQLGAGEVSMVALASTEPPGTTTTDPFENYTTIIARVKREVASMNAEPTMPTIRFLAKQDRHNTHQDVHIASRKFKIASGLTGMRIFPHILTAMTRNEKVPIKENPNIFNTIRPSYNVLVNSRRKRELIREMKQDPVRQWRPPPSLYPSAKVRKRSATGGSVKVRLHNITYDNTTDLTELVYTVFDGEEPILAKDAVTNMSKVDDMEMAVILDQVVKIKAEEYLQSPPARQDGVLVYGIIGAVVGAMMLLVFLSWLTVFLYKRNHKRDGLQPDSEAASPRSQLSANAYSGHINMAFSTPREEKLEGEPLPSTSHGLGNGLGHASPTGSQDDLISRSKQGPSLGPSKARARRRLQYSQQEEGEGDDEAEEGGDSRRTFPKEDYDTTEEEEEEEEATTDGHRRRPKSSLPWRRPSRHVGHAITEEPVYSSPNPANIQYQPSHSTYSKYDTTHSELTSSDVHYDPTHQLMANTQHSASLFTHKDEGSVFLPPPLLPPPKGFGKAQDSLFIPGTSLPRFLPPPRLYKQAPNKLGQRPPSQIDAYDYDPEAPPIPPRNYSREEAGLPPQGQGGTSPPRPQMKDAQVEAHVESDALTQEERDRRPSASSSQLSESGGSESSTAPHIGRLRRRFHDLLDDAFSLLNGQRPGDRVTPLTTPSPSRKGRSRSAAMQYRGGEEGQQGTAARPWSATAVHASPPAWKDAQVVGVVPLHDDRSPKSAWGDGAGRASARPGSARPGSARPGSARPGSARPGSARPGSARPGSARPNSGRSARSITPVNHPPSPDGVACGAEEPLDPDTGLRSSDPAVPLIRAIKEELRRFKSSISTESSTA
- the LOC123775064 gene encoding mucin-22 isoform X1, with the protein product MRSKMVLCGRRWAVLLLLLSLASTHAHIPVTDDGERIEATPVVVMAGDSSTPRLLGFLRLPPEGSGGHLDGGPDGAWSRNTLWLEGSGAGRFKREYSLEDFLVWMPSGDGPTEEWQHRPRDTSWMKEGIITTTVFLTTTVYTTVLRPPLITPSTVTSIHSSTKSPVDLISSSNSPNTAPDKGGGKDLGEGSEAGPTTVSYNASCNNHTNTMEGSQSDYPHSGGSGNQLPETSKEKNKNTQHKGEKINYITVTRTIMTVPPNVDTTRPPSLTTTTTTLLKEPLYDETDLVRSSIEYPGPSATFTASSATPILPSTYPPCLTVTINPVTDTTAIYTQPSSSSDLYGTVAPTATFSEGTGEFSREGVQSTPELPELAVTTGIHSLLSSIQYSTPGTSMSPSVDGSGTEAEGSGAASVTVGATLVVTTEIETTENSAGVSKSNEGIETSTETKTEAGFAISVTEQGVENFGVPFGITETNHDASGNDTTTIEIDLNVPMTDSTNTETEAPSGVEETQGAPGEDHTRDPSKDVATTTPTTLLSSTYSHQLPANTFRPLFERNSTIFHEIELFDLTTPPSDRNDSNFWDLNTDGEGTVNSTSDMDYPGFVINESDIFVNVSDGIHGTKLPEQTASSNETVNGTFGWDSPEGVTEEVGTFSNVSNGRNITQLPGQDKDDDRGSITKVSSLEPTIPDHVFSASEGVTSTMGVLNLSITLGNDPKLLVTAGSDIEFSVTADGDPELSNTTESDSDVLSTTESDLNFVAIAGSVEVVDQSPQGPEDETIATTDSGENSTIWVDPLITTITDSPYVTTVWGEQTDNTATSANGLDKEIFTVPFEVDDPYVSATLTPPIAGKGVGVDGTAHDDSTLIILPEEGPQVNESESEGSGAEDSPGERPGSPTSGGKDSEDAAHFHPSSRPTSSSHDEESESTLPVSPSKTVTPFFQSGVETSTSERPLLVKPSQAVPPTSVVSSNVMPDMLGPSFSQPSDAPTTTSTVDDGPATLNPQLTLPSDSATDESMLGSDGVVISTFTGTTETALESASSPSQEGPTEDPETTATYMISLTDKTYGSHEPSSTLGERITSTWPSSSESEFPVLTHTGIHVASTTTMPVSITISTASQEIDITSTLSTTTLPVIHTTVESVSMSITTDKSPLTSPSGTMQGTPWATEPTLGPQPSAPSPSNNATVPLDQRYWVRTVLEGPFTEDTSHLYWISMENKLTDVYKIAYERDVARQLGAGEVSMVALASTEPPGTTTTDPFENYTTIIARVKREVASMNAEPTMPTIRFLAKQDRHNTHQDVHIASRKFKIASGLTGMRIFPHILTAMTRNEKVPIKENPNIFNTIRPSYNVLVNSRRKRELIREMKQDPVRQWRPPPSLYPSAKVRKRSATGGSVKVRLHNITYDNTTDLTELVYTVFDGEEPILAKDAVTNMSKVDDMEMAVILDQVVKIKAEEYLQSPPARQDGVLVYGIIGAVVGAMMLLVFLSWLTVFLYKRNHKRDGLQPDSEAASPRSQLSANAYSGHINMAFSTPREEKLEGEPLPSTSHGLGNGLGHASPTGSQDDLISRSKQGPSLGPSKARARRRLQYSQQEEGEGDDEAEEGGDSRRTFPKEDYDTTEEEEEEEEATTDGHRRRPKSSLPWRRPSRHVGHAITEEPVYSSPNPANIQYQPSHSTYSKYDTTHSELTSSDVHYDPTHQLMANTQHSASLFTHKDEGSVFLPPPLLPPPKGFGKAQDSLFIPGTSLPRFLPPPRLYKQAPNKLGQRPPSQIDAYDYDPEAPPIPPRNYSREEAGLPPQGQGGTSPPRPQMKDAQVEAHVESDALTQEQERDRRPSASSSQLSESGGSESSTAPHIGRLRRRFHDLLDDAFSLLNGQRPGDRVTPLTTPSPSRKGRSRSAAMQYRGGEEGQQGTAARPWSATAVHASPPAWKDAQVVGVVPLHDDRSPKSAWGDGAGRASARPGSARPGSARPGSARPGSARPGSARPGSARPGSARPNSGRSARSITPVNHPPSPDGVACGAEEPLDPDTGLRSSDPAVPLIRAIKEELRRFKSSISTESSTA
- the LOC123775064 gene encoding mucin-22 isoform X3 — translated: MRSKMVLCGRRWAVLLLLLSLASTHAHIPVTDDGERIEATPVVVMAGDSSTPRLLGFLRLPPEGSGGHLDGGPDGAWSRNTLWLEGSGAGRFKREYSLEDFLVWMPSGDGPTEEWQHRPRDTSWMKEGIITTTVFLTTTVYTTVLRPPLITPSTVTSIHSSTKSPVDLISSSNSPNTAPDKGGGKDLGEGSEAGPTTVSYNASCNNHTNTMEGSQSDYPHSGGSGNQLPETSKEKNKNTQHKGEKINYITVTRTIMTVPPNVDTTRPPSLTTTTTTLLKEPLYDETDLVRSSIEYPGPSATFTASSATPILPSTYPPCLTVTINPVTDTTAIYTQPSSSSDLYGTVAPTATFSEGTGEFSREGVQSTPELPELAVTTGIHSLLSSIQYSTPGTSMSPSVDGSGTEAEGSGAASVTVGATLVVTTEIETTENSAGVSKSNEGIETSTETKTEAGFAISVTEQGVENFGVPFGITETNHDASGNDTTTIEIDLNVPMTDSTNTETEAPSGVEETQGAPGEDHTRDPSKDVATTTPTTLLSSTYSHQLPANTFRPLFERNSTIFHEIELFDLTTPPSDRNDSNFWDLNTDGEGTVNSTSDMDYPGFVINESDIFVNVSDGIHGTKLPEQTASSNETVNGTFGWDSPEGVTEEVGTFSNVSNGRNITQLPGQDKDDDRGSITKVSSLEPTIPDHVFSASEGVTSTMGVLNLSITLGNDPKLLVTAGSDIEFSVTADGDPELSNTTESDSDVLSTTESDLNFVAIAGSVEVVDQSPQGPEDETIATTDSGENSTIWVDPLITTITDSPYVTTVWGEQTDNTATSANGLDKEIFTVPFEVDDPYVSATLTPPIAGKGVGVDGTAHDDSTLIILPEEGPQVNESESEGSGAEDSPGERPGSPTSGGKDSEDAAHFHPSSRPTSSSHDEESESTLPVSPSKTVTPFFQSGVETSTSERPLLVKPSQAVPPTSVVSSNVMPDMLGPSFSQPSDAPTTTSTVDDGPATLNPQLTLPSDSATDESMLGSDGVVISTFTGTTETALESASSPSQEGPTEDPETTATYMISLTDKTYGSHEPSSTLGERITSTWPSSSESEFPVLTHTGIHVASTTTMPVSITISTASQEIDITSTLSTTTLPVIHTTVESVSMSITTDKSPLTSPSGTMQGTPWATEPTLGPQPSAPSPSNNATVPLDQRYWVRTVLEGPFTEDTSHLYWISMENKLTDVYKIAYERDVARQLGAGEVSMVALASTEPPGTTTTDPFENYTTIIARVKREVASMNAEPTMPTIRFLAKQDRHNTHQDVHIASRKFKIASGLTGMRIFPHILTAMTRNEKVPIKENPNIFNTIRPSYNVLVNSRRKRELIREMKQDPVRQWRPPPSLYPSAKVRKRSATGGSVKVRLHNITYDNTTDLTELVYTVFDGEEPILAKDAVTNMSKVDDMEMAVILDQVVKIKAEEYLQSPPARQDGVLVYGIIGAVVGAMMLLVFLSWLTVFLYKRNHKRDGLQPDSEAASPRSQLSANAYSGHINMAFSTPREEKLEGEPLPSTSHGLGNGLGHASPTGSQDDLISRSKQGPSLGPSKARARRRLQYSQQEEGEGDDEAEEGGDSRRTFPKEDYDTTEEEEEEEEATTDGHRRRPKSSLPWRRPSRHVGHAITEEPVYSSPNPANIQYQPSHSTYSKYDTTHSELTSSDVHYDPTHQLMANTQHSASLFTHKDEGSVFLPPPLLPPPKGFGKAQDSLFIPGTSLPRFLPPPRLYKQAPNKLGQRPPSQIDAYDYDPEAPPIPPRNYSREEAGLPPQGQGGTSPPRPQMKDAQVEAHVESDALTQEQERDRRPSASSSQLSESGGSESSTAPHIGRLRRRFHDLLDDAFSLLNGQRPGDRVTPLTTPSPSRKGRSRGGEEGQQGTAARPWSATAVHASPPAWKDAQVVGVVPLHDDRSPKSAWGDGAGRASARPGSARPGSARPGSARPGSARPGSARPGSARPGSARPNSGRSARSITPVNHPPSPDGVACGAEEPLDPDTGLRSSDPAVPLIRAIKEELRRFKSSISTESSTA